The following are encoded together in the Bos taurus isolate L1 Dominette 01449 registration number 42190680 breed Hereford chromosome 12, ARS-UCD2.0, whole genome shotgun sequence genome:
- the FAM216B gene encoding protein FAM216B, with product MGEKWKRQQKLCNVPHIPRIRVPRSASDTPLLKDLTQGQQRYFYSIMRIYSPRPQWEALQARYLHSLQHQQLLGYITQREASACAAVLRDSTKRASAKAGPHRTVPQRAAGRTRTQPSARPVCVIPLRARSTRLPSLRSRAVHKL from the exons AtgggagagaaatggaaaagacAACAAAAGCTGTGCAATGTGCCACATATTCCTCGCATTCGAGTCCCTCGCTCTGCCTCTGACACGCCATTGTTGAAG GACCTAACCCAGGGGCAGCAGCGCTACTTTTACAGCATCATGAGGATTTACAGCCCCAGGCCCCAGTGGGAGGCCCTGCAGGCCCGCTACCTTCACAGCCTTCAGCACCAGCAGCTGCTTG gCTATATTACTCAACGGGAGGCCTCGGCCTGTGCGGCTGTACTAAGAGATTCAACCAAAAGGGCCTCAGCCAAGGCAGGTCCTCATAGAACCGTCCCCCAGAGAGCCGCGGGCAGGACAAGAACACAGCCCTCAGCAAGACCTGTGTGTGTGATTCCACTCAGGGCCCGAAGCACAAGGCTCCCATCCCTCAGGTCCAGGGCTGTGCACAAGCTCTGA